One segment of Leuconostoc lactis DNA contains the following:
- a CDS encoding D-2-hydroxyacid dehydrogenase, which translates to MPKILMTSVREDEETAIAAYAQQHHVEIDISRDELHPDKLPDLRQYDGLIVQQTAKIGGDSAFYRTLAQQGLQQITTRTAGYDMIEVALAKEAGLKVTNVPAYSPRSVAEMALMQIFRLLRRTWAFDQRVAQHDFRWGGLQAREIHTVTVGIIGAGRIGSTLAQLLHALGARVLGYDINPQPAYESFLTYVDKETLLAESDIVSLHVDLNPSSVGLLSATDFERMPSHAGLVNASRGPVVNTDDLLTALMSGEIEAAALDTVEGESAIFNHDLRQQGVADQRIQQLLDLPNVIMTPHVAFYTNLAVQNMIDIALDDVLLIIQGQPALHEI; encoded by the coding sequence ATGCCTAAAATTTTAATGACTAGCGTACGTGAAGATGAAGAGACGGCTATTGCTGCCTATGCGCAACAACACCATGTTGAGATTGATATTTCACGTGATGAATTGCACCCAGATAAACTACCGGATTTGCGTCAATATGATGGTTTGATTGTGCAACAAACTGCTAAAATCGGTGGGGATTCGGCATTCTACCGCACATTAGCACAACAGGGCTTGCAACAAATTACGACGCGAACAGCTGGCTATGACATGATCGAAGTGGCGTTAGCAAAAGAAGCTGGCTTAAAAGTCACCAATGTACCGGCCTATTCACCACGATCAGTGGCTGAAATGGCATTGATGCAAATTTTCCGGTTATTGCGCCGAACATGGGCTTTTGATCAGCGTGTTGCGCAACATGATTTTCGGTGGGGCGGCTTACAAGCAAGAGAAATTCATACAGTGACGGTAGGTATTATTGGAGCTGGCCGGATTGGGAGTACCTTGGCGCAATTATTACATGCACTTGGTGCACGTGTGTTGGGTTATGATATTAATCCCCAACCAGCCTACGAGTCATTTCTGACTTATGTCGACAAAGAGACGTTATTGGCTGAGAGTGATATTGTGAGTTTGCATGTTGATTTAAATCCATCATCAGTTGGCTTGCTGAGTGCAACGGACTTTGAACGTATGCCATCACATGCAGGTTTAGTTAATGCATCGCGTGGGCCAGTTGTTAATACGGATGATTTACTTACGGCACTGATGAGTGGTGAGATCGAAGCTGCAGCACTCGACACAGTTGAAGGTGAATCGGCGATATTTAATCATGACTTACGGCAACAGGGTGTAGCGGATCAACGTATTCAACAGTTACTTGATTTGCCAAATGTCATCATGACACCCCATGTGGCGTTTTATACGAACCTTGCCGTACAAAACATGATTGATATTGCATTGGATGATGTTTTATTGATCATTCAAGGCCAACCAGCATTACATGAAATTTAA
- a CDS encoding PTS transporter subunit IIC, whose translation MKSSVGRGQQIKQFIVDVLNGTSLGIVITLIPSALVSQLLLLFPNSVIAANINFMTTLIQSTLPLVAGFAVGHLLKLSTIDAGAIALATFVSSGVVTKTATGMMISGTGVILNIVLITLVAAILVKLTTTVFGHLKMLLQPLIVVLLAGGLGLVTLAPLRQVQVLMGAAVSAATHLTPLLMGALLGMAFAFLVVSPLSSVGIAMAINLSGVGSGAANAGIVVASFTLAAMGASVNPIGGTLAHFIGSPKIQMANMLLKPKLFIPTTIGAGIMGILATVFDVKGTPFSAGFGFSGLIGPMTAYGLSNQSTKAVLDIVLVFVVLPCVLAMTLKWLFIKKWHLIKPEDLKLTLQ comes from the coding sequence ATGAAGTCAAGTGTCGGTCGTGGCCAACAAATCAAGCAATTTATCGTTGATGTGCTAAATGGGACAAGTTTAGGGATTGTTATTACCCTGATTCCAAGTGCGCTAGTGAGTCAACTCTTGTTGCTCTTTCCTAATAGCGTGATTGCAGCAAATATTAATTTTATGACGACGTTGATTCAAAGTACGTTACCGCTTGTTGCTGGCTTTGCGGTGGGACATCTATTGAAATTATCCACGATTGACGCTGGCGCGATTGCTTTGGCAACGTTTGTGTCCTCGGGTGTTGTGACGAAAACAGCTACGGGGATGATGATTAGTGGGACTGGGGTTATTTTAAACATTGTTTTGATTACGCTGGTTGCGGCAATTTTAGTAAAGTTGACAACAACTGTGTTTGGTCATTTGAAGATGTTACTGCAACCGTTGATCGTTGTTTTGTTGGCGGGCGGATTGGGCTTGGTGACATTAGCGCCATTAAGACAAGTGCAGGTTCTGATGGGAGCAGCGGTTTCAGCAGCTACCCACTTGACGCCATTGTTGATGGGGGCTTTGCTTGGTATGGCCTTTGCCTTCCTTGTGGTGTCGCCGTTATCATCTGTCGGCATTGCAATGGCGATTAATTTATCCGGCGTTGGGTCTGGGGCGGCTAATGCGGGTATTGTTGTCGCAAGCTTTACCTTAGCGGCAATGGGCGCTAGTGTGAATCCTATTGGTGGTACTTTGGCACATTTTATTGGTTCGCCAAAAATTCAGATGGCCAATATGCTCTTGAAGCCAAAACTATTTATCCCAACAACGATTGGCGCGGGTATTATGGGTATTTTGGCAACGGTATTTGATGTCAAGGGGACGCCGTTTTCTGCTGGTTTTGGTTTTTCAGGCTTAATTGGACCGATGACGGCTTATGGGTTGTCTAATCAATCGACAAAAGCAGTATTGGATATTGTACTGGTTTTTGTCGTGTTACCTTGTGTATTAGCTATGACATTAAAGTGGTTATTTATCAAAAAATGGCATTTGATTAAACCGGAAGATCTTAAATTGACGTTGCAATAA
- the acpS gene encoding holo-ACP synthase has translation MIIGIGNDTESISRVGQIVTRQENFMTTILTDAERRQASERHGKHYHEFVAGRFSAKEAFSKATGYGIGAKVHWHDIEILNEENGRPVMLVKNFPYTIHVAITHSGDFVNTVVVIERLTIWERVSLKLFPKRGVLS, from the coding sequence ATGATAATTGGTATTGGAAATGATACAGAATCCATTAGTCGCGTTGGGCAAATTGTAACACGTCAAGAAAATTTTATGACGACAATTTTGACTGATGCAGAACGTCGCCAGGCAAGTGAACGTCATGGTAAACACTATCATGAATTCGTTGCCGGGCGTTTTTCTGCGAAGGAAGCTTTTTCAAAAGCTACTGGCTACGGCATTGGCGCTAAAGTCCATTGGCACGATATTGAGATTTTAAACGAGGAAAATGGGCGACCGGTTATGCTGGTTAAAAATTTTCCATATACGATACATGTGGCGATTACCCATAGTGGTGATTTCGTCAATACAGTCGTTGTGATTGAACGGCTAACAATCTGGGAAAGAGTGAGCTTAAAGCTATTTCCGAAACGTGGAGTTTTGTCATGA
- the alr gene encoding alanine racemase translates to MTNSNELLMMRPSWLTVDLAAIQYNAKQIMAHAGAIRLIAVVKADAYGHGAVAVTTALYEIGVRDFAVATIAEGVALRQQVPYDDFNIILLGVQDVQYVPVMVSQRLTPAVGTLAWLDEAEQLLNSDDQLMIQLAVDTGMGRMGAHSEAALQEMYDKVLDTPSLQLSGVFTHFATADDTNQAYYDQQVANFNAWVTAVGIPKQYWHLANSGSALWHHDQIETGTIRVGSVLYGYNPGAPELPMPVALKNVLSLKSRIGAVHQLQAGESVSYGATYTATEPQWVATLPIGYADGYLRRMGGMTVLVNGHEEKVIGRVTMDQIVITLDRDYPVGTVVTLIGQDGDAEITVEDFAQYAQTIPHEILTTFGPRLPRIYQ, encoded by the coding sequence ATGACAAATAGTAATGAGTTACTAATGATGCGGCCGTCGTGGCTGACAGTTGACTTAGCAGCGATACAATATAATGCCAAACAGATTATGGCTCATGCTGGCGCCATACGTTTAATTGCTGTGGTCAAAGCTGATGCCTACGGTCACGGCGCAGTAGCAGTGACGACTGCGCTGTATGAAATTGGGGTACGTGACTTTGCCGTAGCCACGATTGCTGAAGGCGTGGCATTACGTCAGCAAGTACCATACGATGATTTTAATATTATCTTACTAGGCGTTCAAGACGTGCAATATGTGCCAGTGATGGTGTCACAGCGGTTGACACCGGCTGTTGGGACTTTGGCATGGTTAGATGAGGCTGAACAGCTACTTAACTCAGACGATCAACTCATGATCCAATTAGCAGTTGACACAGGAATGGGACGCATGGGGGCCCATTCTGAGGCCGCGCTGCAGGAAATGTATGACAAGGTGTTAGACACCCCAAGTTTGCAACTGAGTGGCGTCTTCACCCACTTTGCAACAGCTGATGATACTAATCAAGCTTATTACGATCAACAAGTGGCGAATTTTAACGCTTGGGTAACTGCTGTTGGTATTCCAAAACAATATTGGCATTTAGCAAATTCAGGGTCTGCTTTGTGGCATCATGATCAAATTGAGACTGGCACAATTCGGGTTGGCTCGGTATTGTATGGCTACAATCCAGGTGCACCAGAATTACCCATGCCAGTAGCGCTTAAAAATGTGCTGTCTTTAAAGTCACGCATTGGGGCGGTTCACCAATTACAAGCAGGTGAATCAGTCAGTTATGGCGCGACTTATACAGCGACAGAACCGCAATGGGTTGCGACTTTGCCCATTGGGTATGCTGACGGTTATCTCCGACGAATGGGCGGGATGACGGTGTTAGTTAATGGTCATGAAGAAAAAGTGATTGGGCGTGTAACAATGGATCAAATTGTGATTACGTTAGATCGTGACTATCCGGTGGGGACAGTGGTCACCTTAATTGGTCAAGATGGTGATGCTGAAATCACGGTCGAAGACTTTGCCCAGTATGCGCAAACAATTCCGCATGAGATTTTAACAACTTTTGGACCGAGATTACCAAGAATTTATCAATGA
- a CDS encoding type II toxin-antitoxin system PemK/MazF family toxin — protein MKEAYQTVVRGDVFYADLKQGIGSEQSGVRPVLIVQNDVGNANSPTTIVVAITSQISKPKLPTHVLLPAHLGGIKRDSVILAEQLRTIDKRRLRDKIAHLNANSHEMQQVAQALRISIGIK, from the coding sequence ATGAAAGAAGCTTATCAAACAGTGGTACGTGGCGATGTATTCTATGCTGATCTGAAGCAAGGTATTGGTTCTGAACAGTCTGGTGTACGGCCAGTACTTATCGTGCAAAATGACGTGGGAAATGCTAATTCGCCAACAACGATTGTTGTCGCGATCACGTCACAAATTTCTAAACCAAAATTACCCACACATGTGCTACTACCGGCACATTTAGGTGGCATTAAACGCGATTCAGTCATTTTAGCGGAACAGTTGCGAACAATTGATAAGCGACGATTACGCGATAAAATTGCGCATCTGAATGCCAATTCACACGAAATGCAACAAGTTGCCCAGGCATTACGGATTAGTATCGGAATTAAGTAA
- a CDS encoding acyltransferase family protein: MASKRIAWLDFAKGVTIFLVVIVHVVEGLYKTGQFPAQQNISTDIMGVLFTVVMPVFFALSAYVYTPPRNGRQYIIGIGKKLVNLGVPYVIFSVLYVGLQHGSQAVHHLNSWQDLAHIYALPIGYLWYLYVLFFVYGVVGLLTLLRLSLLIQGVIYSLFLWLAVTHTTALPYALVGVLMWTSSFYIGYVFKRYPTWLTHWLTVSLSGFLFVGGLAWQMQQGHDWFATDMMTTTDVWAKLASVPLFLFLYQKNRGGFVSRYFTTYGRYSLIIYLVHAPMASIGRVLLLKLGVNHYALLLVLLVAFAWGTSLIVIYGTKKWPLLNAVFNPVAYIRQIASPKQRLDERLKF; this comes from the coding sequence GTGGCATCGAAAAGAATTGCATGGTTAGATTTTGCCAAAGGCGTAACCATCTTTTTGGTGGTCATTGTTCATGTTGTTGAAGGCTTGTATAAAACAGGACAATTTCCCGCACAACAAAATATCTCGACCGATATCATGGGGGTCTTATTTACAGTTGTGATGCCAGTTTTCTTTGCGTTATCTGCCTATGTCTATACGCCACCGCGAAATGGCCGGCAATATATTATCGGTATCGGGAAAAAACTCGTGAATCTCGGGGTGCCATATGTCATTTTTTCAGTTCTTTATGTCGGTTTACAGCATGGCTCACAGGCTGTACATCATCTGAACTCATGGCAAGATTTAGCACATATTTATGCGTTACCTATCGGCTATCTCTGGTATTTATATGTGCTGTTTTTTGTGTACGGTGTTGTCGGCTTGCTGACGTTATTGCGTTTATCGCTTCTTATCCAGGGCGTCATTTATAGTTTGTTTTTGTGGCTTGCCGTCACACATACGACAGCATTGCCTTATGCTTTAGTGGGCGTCTTGATGTGGACGAGCAGTTTTTATATCGGTTATGTTTTCAAGCGATATCCGACCTGGTTGACCCATTGGTTAACGGTCAGTTTGAGTGGTTTCTTGTTTGTTGGTGGGTTAGCTTGGCAAATGCAACAAGGGCATGACTGGTTTGCGACTGATATGATGACGACAACTGATGTCTGGGCTAAATTGGCTAGTGTGCCACTATTTCTTTTTTTGTACCAAAAAAATCGTGGTGGGTTCGTGAGCAGATACTTTACAACGTATGGGCGGTATTCACTGATTATCTATTTGGTGCATGCGCCGATGGCTTCGATTGGGCGAGTACTCCTACTAAAACTAGGCGTTAACCATTATGCCTTGTTGCTAGTGCTGTTGGTTGCTTTTGCTTGGGGAACCAGTCTCATAGTGATTTATGGCACGAAAAAATGGCCGTTGTTAAATGCGGTATTTAATCCGGTAGCCTATATACGACAAATAGCGTCACCTAAGCAAAGACTTGACGAACGGCTGAAATTCTAG
- a CDS encoding valine--tRNA ligase yields MRDIDMSTKYDPTAVEAGRYDHWQEKKLFAPESNQAIQGQEPEPYAIVIPPPNVTGKLHLGHAWDTTLQDMIIRQKKMQGMDVLWLPGMDHAGIATQAKVEQRLRGEGVSRYDLGREKFVEQVWDWKNEYAATIKQQWGKMGLSLDFDRERFTLDEGLNKAVNKVFIDLYNKGLIYRGEYIINWDPQARTALSDIEVIYQDDEGAFYHVKYPFTDGTTFDGKDYIEIATTRPETMFGDVTVAVHPSDERYKDLIGKTVMVPLVGREIPIIADEYVEKDFGTGMVKITPAHDPNDFQVGNRHDLERINTMTDDGHLNELAGPYNGMERFEARQAIVADLEAGDYMLNVEPIVHSVGHSERTGVPVESRLSTQWFVKMAPLAEQALAMQQNPDEKVEFIPARFEDTFTRWMENIRDWVISRQLWWGHQIPAWYKHKGTDQEEIYVGTEAPEGEGWERDPDVLDTWFSSALWPFSTMGWPEDTTGDYARYYPTNTLVTGYDIIFFWVARMMFQGKEFTGQRPFKNVLIHGLIRDGEGRKMSKSLGNGVDPMDVIEKYGADALRWFLATGSTPGQDVRFTYDKMDAAWNFINKIWNASRYVIMNLSEDTPSTLPDLDKLTLADQWILSRLNTTVENVTRNFDKFEFGEAGRELYNFIWSDFADWYIEMTKETLNGDGDKAPVQQTLAYVLDQTLRLLQPIMPFVTEAIWQEMPAQAGQNADFSVTRYPVVHEELTNVAAEKAFKSLQDLIVAVRNIRSEANAPMSTEIDLLIKTADAGLVQIFQDNADYINRFAHPKSLTIGADIVAPDLAMSQVISGAEIYVPLAELIDIDEEIARLSGEVKKFTGEVKRAEGKLGNEKFVNSAPEAVVAAEREKLADWQAKLAATQERLQALQATK; encoded by the coding sequence ATGCGCGACATTGATATGTCAACAAAATATGACCCAACGGCTGTTGAAGCAGGCCGTTACGACCATTGGCAAGAAAAAAAGTTATTTGCACCAGAATCTAACCAAGCCATTCAGGGGCAAGAACCAGAACCTTATGCCATTGTAATCCCACCACCAAATGTCACGGGTAAGTTGCATTTGGGGCATGCTTGGGATACAACGCTGCAAGACATGATTATTCGTCAAAAGAAAATGCAAGGCATGGATGTGTTATGGTTGCCAGGTATGGATCATGCCGGTATTGCTACGCAAGCCAAAGTGGAACAACGTTTACGTGGTGAAGGTGTCTCACGTTATGACTTGGGCCGTGAAAAGTTTGTTGAACAAGTCTGGGACTGGAAGAATGAATACGCAGCCACGATTAAGCAACAATGGGGTAAGATGGGGCTGTCACTCGACTTTGACCGCGAACGTTTTACGTTAGATGAGGGCTTGAACAAGGCTGTCAACAAAGTCTTTATCGACCTTTATAATAAAGGCTTGATCTATCGTGGTGAATATATCATTAACTGGGATCCCCAAGCACGAACAGCCTTATCGGATATCGAAGTTATTTATCAAGATGATGAAGGCGCATTCTATCACGTGAAGTACCCATTTACTGACGGCACGACATTTGATGGTAAAGACTACATCGAAATTGCCACAACACGACCAGAAACGATGTTTGGGGATGTGACTGTGGCCGTTCACCCAAGTGACGAGCGTTATAAGGATTTAATTGGCAAGACAGTTATGGTGCCGCTTGTCGGCCGTGAAATTCCAATTATTGCCGATGAATACGTTGAAAAAGACTTTGGGACTGGGATGGTTAAAATCACGCCCGCCCATGACCCTAATGATTTCCAAGTTGGTAACCGCCATGATCTGGAACGGATCAACACGATGACAGATGATGGTCATTTGAACGAGTTAGCTGGCCCATATAATGGCATGGAACGTTTTGAAGCACGTCAAGCGATTGTGGCAGATCTTGAAGCTGGCGACTACATGTTAAATGTTGAACCAATTGTACACTCCGTTGGTCATTCTGAACGAACTGGTGTGCCGGTTGAATCGCGTTTATCAACACAATGGTTTGTGAAAATGGCACCATTGGCTGAACAAGCGTTGGCGATGCAACAAAATCCGGATGAAAAAGTTGAATTTATCCCAGCACGTTTTGAAGATACCTTTACGCGTTGGATGGAAAACATCCGCGATTGGGTTATCTCACGTCAACTTTGGTGGGGACACCAAATTCCGGCTTGGTACAAGCATAAGGGTACTGACCAAGAAGAAATCTACGTGGGCACAGAAGCGCCTGAAGGTGAAGGATGGGAACGCGATCCAGATGTCTTAGATACTTGGTTTAGTTCAGCCTTGTGGCCATTTTCAACGATGGGTTGGCCAGAAGATACAACCGGTGATTATGCCCGTTATTATCCAACTAACACGTTGGTGACGGGTTATGACATTATTTTCTTCTGGGTAGCCCGGATGATGTTCCAAGGAAAAGAATTTACTGGCCAACGCCCATTTAAAAATGTTTTGATTCACGGCTTAATTCGTGATGGTGAGGGCCGTAAAATGTCAAAGTCATTGGGCAATGGTGTTGACCCAATGGACGTGATTGAAAAGTATGGTGCCGATGCGTTGCGTTGGTTCTTAGCAACGGGTTCAACGCCAGGCCAAGATGTGCGTTTCACTTATGACAAAATGGATGCAGCTTGGAACTTTATCAATAAGATTTGGAATGCTTCCCGTTATGTCATCATGAATTTGTCAGAAGATACCCCATCAACATTACCTGATTTGGATAAGCTGACCCTCGCTGATCAATGGATTTTGTCACGTTTGAACACGACCGTTGAAAATGTGACCCGTAACTTTGACAAGTTCGAATTTGGTGAAGCTGGCCGTGAATTGTATAACTTTATCTGGTCAGACTTTGCCGATTGGTATATTGAAATGACAAAGGAAACGTTGAACGGTGATGGAGACAAGGCGCCAGTACAACAAACATTGGCCTATGTCCTTGACCAAACATTACGTCTTTTGCAACCGATTATGCCATTTGTGACAGAAGCCATTTGGCAAGAAATGCCAGCTCAAGCGGGTCAAAACGCGGACTTCTCCGTGACCCGTTATCCAGTTGTTCACGAAGAATTAACGAATGTGGCGGCTGAAAAAGCCTTTAAGTCATTACAAGACTTGATTGTGGCTGTGCGTAATATTCGTTCAGAAGCCAATGCACCAATGTCAACGGAAATTGATTTGTTGATTAAGACAGCAGATGCTGGATTGGTTCAGATTTTCCAAGATAACGCGGATTATATTAATCGTTTTGCTCATCCAAAGTCGTTAACGATTGGCGCCGATATTGTCGCACCAGACTTGGCGATGTCACAAGTCATTTCAGGGGCTGAAATTTACGTGCCATTGGCTGAATTGATTGACATTGATGAAGAAATTGCGCGTTTGTCAGGTGAAGTGAAGAAGTTCACTGGCGAAGTAAAGCGTGCTGAAGGCAAGCTAGGCAATGAAAAGTTTGTCAACTCAGCGCCGGAAGCCGTTGTTGCCGCTGAACGAGAAAAGCTAGCCGATTGGCAAGCGAAGTTAGCTGCAACACAAGAACGTTTACAAGCCTTACAGGCAACTAAGTAA
- a CDS encoding beta-ketoacyl-ACP synthase III, translating to MPGSKILASAHYVPSDIVTNDDLAEIMDTSDDWIQSHTGIKTRHISLQGENTSDLATKAAERALAKTSLTAADIDLIIVTTFTPDGLAPSTAALVQRNLKADNAWAYDIMTACAGFVFGLSTADKFMRSGMYRNALVISAEVNSKMMDFTDRTSTVFFGDGAGAVVLTAVAEDGVVVGEKMHTIGDADVVHSGRIAPLKTLSADNYPKIDAFSQMGRAVFDEVTTRIPQHIRHFLAGHGLTPADVDYFIPHQANLRLIEYIANALDEPMAKFATNVVHNGNTSSAGIAIGLDELNQTVDLTGKRVLLTGFGAGFTYGSLLLEF from the coding sequence ATGCCCGGAAGTAAAATATTAGCAAGTGCGCATTATGTCCCAAGTGATATTGTGACAAATGATGATCTTGCTGAAATTATGGATACAAGTGATGATTGGATTCAATCACACACAGGGATTAAAACGCGACATATTTCATTACAAGGTGAAAATACCAGTGATTTGGCTACAAAAGCGGCGGAGCGCGCTTTGGCTAAAACGTCACTGACAGCAGCAGACATTGATTTAATTATTGTCACGACTTTTACACCAGATGGTTTAGCGCCATCAACTGCAGCCTTAGTGCAGCGTAACTTGAAAGCTGATAATGCGTGGGCGTATGATATTATGACCGCTTGTGCTGGGTTTGTTTTCGGACTCAGTACTGCGGATAAGTTTATGCGTTCAGGGATGTATCGCAATGCCTTGGTTATTTCAGCAGAAGTCAATTCTAAAATGATGGATTTTACCGACCGAACAAGTACGGTTTTTTTTGGTGACGGTGCTGGCGCTGTGGTGTTGACAGCTGTTGCGGAAGATGGTGTGGTTGTCGGTGAAAAGATGCATACAATTGGGGATGCCGATGTCGTCCATTCTGGTCGCATTGCTCCTTTGAAGACCTTGTCGGCTGACAATTATCCAAAAATTGACGCTTTTTCACAAATGGGTCGGGCTGTTTTTGATGAAGTCACAACCCGCATTCCACAACATATTCGTCATTTTTTGGCCGGCCATGGTTTAACGCCGGCGGATGTGGATTATTTCATTCCGCATCAGGCGAATTTGCGTCTGATTGAATACATTGCCAATGCCCTTGATGAACCGATGGCGAAATTTGCGACAAATGTGGTACATAATGGGAACACGTCGTCAGCAGGGATTGCCATTGGGTTAGATGAACTCAATCAGACAGTTGATCTTACTGGCAAACGTGTGTTATTAACTGGATTTGGTGCTGGGTTCACCTATGGTAGCTTACTTTTGGAATTTTAA
- a CDS encoding LysM peptidoglycan-binding domain-containing protein, with protein sequence MVNKLKKTMLATAAGVAALVGSHAAASADTVEVKAGDTLSGIAQANNTTTDELAKVNNISDHNLIIAGQTLTVADTKPAAISADGTTYTVQAGDSLSKVAEHTGVNVATLKALNGLSSADLIVTGQTLALKAAPVATAPTVTAAEQAQDLTYIAAADANKDGFMSLDEYNTFKANGGDVNQTAAKPAETVTVPENVAYIAAADTNKDGFMSAAEYQAYQANGGAAAAAQSQQAAISVPENVTYIAAADTNKDGFMSAAEYQAYQANGGAAAAAQPQQAAPAAASVPENVTYIAAADTNKDGFMSAAEYQAYKANGGATAAPAQPVARVTNVSTQQAAAPVASSAVQTILNSLNAKRAALGLAPVRLDAGLSARAQARAYNAVNNGGLPSNHFSTNGEVVAIGWSAGTVINAWYNETNMMTNGTPGHQMWVANARASAVGFGIVGNTIVGVSDAGQY encoded by the coding sequence ATGGTTAATAAATTAAAGAAAACAATGTTGGCAACAGCTGCAGGTGTTGCAGCACTTGTTGGCAGTCACGCTGCTGCTTCAGCTGATACAGTGGAAGTTAAGGCAGGCGACACTTTGAGTGGTATTGCTCAAGCAAATAACACAACAACAGATGAATTAGCTAAAGTAAACAATATTAGTGATCACAACTTGATTATTGCCGGACAAACATTGACAGTTGCTGACACCAAGCCAGCTGCTATTTCAGCTGATGGGACAACTTATACAGTACAAGCTGGTGACTCATTGTCGAAGGTTGCCGAACACACAGGTGTGAATGTGGCAACGCTTAAGGCACTTAACGGTTTGTCATCAGCTGATTTGATCGTGACTGGTCAAACATTGGCATTGAAAGCAGCACCAGTAGCAACTGCACCAACAGTAACGGCAGCTGAACAAGCACAAGATTTGACATACATTGCTGCTGCCGACGCTAACAAAGACGGCTTCATGTCACTTGACGAATACAACACATTTAAAGCAAATGGTGGCGATGTGAATCAAACAGCTGCCAAGCCAGCCGAAACAGTGACAGTGCCTGAAAATGTGGCTTACATCGCTGCCGCTGATACAAACAAAGATGGCTTCATGTCAGCTGCTGAATACCAAGCTTATCAAGCTAACGGTGGCGCAGCTGCTGCCGCACAATCACAACAAGCAGCTATTAGTGTGCCCGAAAATGTGACGTATATTGCTGCCGCTGATACAAACAAGGATGGCTTCATGTCAGCTGCTGAATACCAAGCTTATCAAGCTAACGGAGGCGCAGCCGCTGCTGCACAACCACAACAAGCAGCGCCAGCAGCTGCTAGTGTGCCTGAAAATGTGACTTACATCGCTGCTGCTGACACAAACAAAGACGGCTTCATGTCAGCTGCTGAATACCAAGCTTATAAGGCTAATGGTGGCGCAACGGCTGCACCAGCACAACCAGTAGCCCGTGTTACAAACGTTTCAACACAACAAGCAGCGGCACCAGTCGCTTCTTCAGCTGTTCAAACGATTTTGAACTCATTGAATGCAAAGCGTGCAGCGCTTGGTTTGGCGCCAGTTCGTTTGGATGCCGGTTTGTCAGCCCGTGCCCAAGCACGTGCCTACAACGCCGTGAATAATGGTGGATTACCATCAAATCACTTCAGTACAAATGGTGAAGTTGTTGCCATTGGTTGGAGTGCCGGTACAGTGATCAATGCTTGGTACAACGAAACCAACATGATGACAAATGGCACACCAGGACACCAAATGTGGGTTGCTAACGCACGTGCCTCAGCTGTCGGCTTTGGTATTGTGGGTAACACAATTGTCGGTGTATCTGACGCCGGTCAATATTAA
- a CDS encoding NlpC/P60 family protein — MANNWLDIALTQLGKTYQSSGAFVAFVMNTSNIKADGQTGHWSQDLIDLLYDVYELNTVENTRPGDLLFWGIPEQPYSVGIYVGGSHYIAVDENDAQVKIQTLSQSWYPTFAGTVL, encoded by the coding sequence ATGGCTAATAATTGGCTAGATATCGCACTAACGCAGTTGGGGAAAACATACCAGTCCTCAGGTGCGTTTGTTGCTTTTGTCATGAATACATCCAACATCAAAGCTGATGGTCAAACGGGTCACTGGTCACAAGACCTGATTGATTTACTTTATGATGTGTATGAACTCAATACCGTTGAAAATACGCGGCCCGGAGATTTGTTGTTTTGGGGGATTCCCGAACAGCCTTATAGTGTTGGCATCTATGTCGGTGGCAGTCATTACATTGCTGTTGATGAGAATGACGCCCAGGTTAAGATTCAAACGCTGAGTCAGAGTTGGTATCCGACATTTGCTGGAACAGTCCTTTAG